The proteins below are encoded in one region of Holophagaceae bacterium:
- the lepB gene encoding signal peptidase I yields MRPWVPVAALALALSPLAVVHPVRVTGRSMEPALRNGELAWALRAWCAGAPERGGQWLVEGPEGLSVKRVVGLPAERVEAKDGEILINGLRLQEPYVELEDHATGAWDCRDGYLVLGDNRPRSHDGRAWGPLPKSALRSRVLRFGSESGKN; encoded by the coding sequence ATGAGGCCGTGGGTCCCCGTTGCTGCGCTGGCCTTGGCCTTGAGCCCCCTGGCGGTGGTCCATCCCGTGCGCGTCACAGGCCGCAGCATGGAGCCCGCCCTGCGGAACGGCGAGCTGGCCTGGGCGCTTCGGGCCTGGTGCGCTGGCGCGCCGGAACGCGGCGGCCAGTGGCTGGTGGAAGGACCCGAAGGCCTGTCCGTGAAGCGCGTCGTGGGCCTGCCGGCCGAGCGCGTGGAGGCGAAGGACGGCGAGATCCTCATCAACGGGTTGCGGCTCCAGGAACCCTACGTGGAGCTGGAGGACCATGCCACCGGTGCCTGGGATTGCCGCGATGGCTATCTGGTGCTCGGCGACAACCGCCCCCGGAGCCACGACGGCCGCGCCTGGGGACCGCTGCCCAAATCCGCCTTGAGGAGCAGGGTGCTCCGCTTCGGTTCCGAAAGCGGGAAAAACTAG
- a CDS encoding glutamate racemase, protein MSGTNPDRPIGVFDSGIGGLTVIHALRRLLPGEALVYLGDTARVPYGTKSHATIERYTLQAGAILQRYDPKLLVIACNTASAHGLPALQATARCPVVGVIDPGAESASKAQGPVGVIGTLATVQSGAYETAIRRRAPNAEIHSLACPLLVSLAEEGWLDDPITTEICERYLKQLPDAVKTIVLGCTHYPVLRPSLDRARPGTTWIDSGDVTASAVDALLKSTVGYRTGTASGPLRVLFTDAGTRLKEVGSRFLGEKLEDVELVEL, encoded by the coding sequence ATGAGCGGCACGAACCCGGACCGTCCCATCGGCGTTTTCGATTCCGGCATCGGCGGCCTCACGGTGATCCATGCCCTGCGGCGCCTGCTGCCGGGCGAAGCGCTGGTGTACCTGGGCGACACGGCGCGCGTGCCCTACGGCACCAAGAGCCACGCCACCATCGAACGCTACACGCTGCAGGCCGGAGCCATCCTCCAGCGCTATGACCCGAAGCTGCTGGTCATCGCCTGCAACACCGCCTCGGCCCACGGCCTGCCGGCCTTGCAGGCCACCGCCAGGTGCCCGGTGGTGGGCGTCATCGATCCCGGCGCCGAGTCTGCCTCGAAAGCCCAGGGCCCCGTGGGCGTCATTGGCACCCTGGCCACGGTCCAGAGCGGCGCCTACGAAACCGCCATCCGCCGCCGCGCGCCCAATGCTGAGATCCACAGCCTCGCCTGCCCCCTGCTGGTGAGCCTCGCCGAGGAAGGCTGGCTCGACGATCCCATCACCACGGAAATCTGCGAACGCTACCTGAAGCAACTGCCGGACGCCGTGAAGACCATCGTGCTGGGTTGCACCCACTATCCCGTGCTGCGCCCCTCCCTGGACCGCGCCCGGCCCGGCACCACCTGGATCGACAGCGGCGATGTCACCGCCAGCGCCGTGGATGCCCTGTTGAAAAGCACCGTCGGCTATCGCACCGGAACCGCGTCCGGCCCCTTGCGCGTCCTCTTCACCGATGCCGGGACGCGTCTCAAAGAAGTGGGCTCCCGCTTTCTCGGCGAGAAGCTGGAGGATGTGGAGCTGGTGGAGCTTTGA
- a CDS encoding 50S ribosomal protein L11 methyltransferase, producing MDPTGLHLRWRLSVPDSMEEGLGDWLQESGATATYRDADPPKSFFAYFPPGSEGPDPAGLAAFPGVVLESTERFGDEDWIAKSREGFGSFEVGSRFFVRPAWDQGSMPLDRFAITVNPGLAFGTGGHETTRLCMELLEQLAQEGKLKGPILDVGAGTGILALTAYLLGARGITAFDIDPDCGPAMEEFIGLNAGLGGPTPFDYFVGDLEDGRIRPPYHGLLANILLLTIQDLLPRMAEITEPSGWLVASGILAECQDEALVSLAAYGFKPLKLLTEGAWVAILAERQA from the coding sequence GTGGATCCGACCGGACTGCACCTGCGCTGGCGCCTCTCGGTGCCCGATTCAATGGAAGAGGGGCTTGGCGACTGGCTCCAGGAATCCGGAGCGACGGCCACCTACCGTGATGCGGACCCTCCGAAATCTTTTTTCGCTTACTTTCCTCCAGGCTCTGAAGGCCCGGATCCGGCGGGCCTGGCGGCCTTTCCCGGCGTGGTTCTGGAATCCACCGAGCGATTTGGCGACGAGGATTGGATCGCCAAAAGCCGCGAGGGCTTCGGCTCCTTCGAAGTGGGTTCGCGCTTTTTCGTCAGGCCCGCCTGGGACCAAGGATCCATGCCCCTGGACCGCTTCGCCATCACCGTGAATCCAGGCCTGGCCTTTGGCACCGGCGGCCACGAGACGACGCGGCTCTGCATGGAACTCCTGGAGCAGCTCGCCCAGGAAGGCAAACTCAAAGGCCCCATCCTGGATGTCGGCGCCGGCACGGGCATCCTCGCCCTCACCGCCTACCTGTTGGGCGCGCGCGGCATCACGGCCTTCGACATCGATCCCGATTGCGGCCCGGCCATGGAGGAATTCATCGGGTTGAACGCAGGCCTGGGAGGACCCACGCCCTTCGACTACTTCGTGGGCGATCTGGAAGACGGGAGAATCCGGCCCCCCTACCACGGCCTGCTGGCCAACATCCTGCTGTTGACCATCCAGGACCTGCTGCCTCGCATGGCTGAAATCACGGAGCCCAGCGGGTGGCTCGTCGCTTCGGGCATTCTCGCGGAATGCCAGGACGAAGCCCTGGTGAGCCTGGCCGCCTACGGATTCAAGCCGCTGAAGCTGCTCACCGAAGGCGCCTGGGTGGCGATCCTGGCGGAGCGGCAGGCATGA
- a CDS encoding SPOR domain-containing protein, translating into MGFRDPHAILLNRSSILVVTSVGVALLTLSYVLGVQVGKQSAALHLPASKGGGEDLKALPAPILEQLKSFDGDPENAAAKTDSKKDAKADARPETKPELKPEGKPAPATPAATAPPTSKWTLQLLATPDKAEAARLSAKAKAAGFPAQIVKDNGTYKVRWNHAGAKPEVDAAAVKMKSAGFKPFAVPVE; encoded by the coding sequence ATGGGCTTCCGCGACCCGCACGCCATCCTGCTCAACCGCTCCAGCATCCTGGTGGTGACGAGCGTCGGGGTGGCCCTGCTGACCTTGAGCTATGTGCTGGGCGTGCAGGTGGGCAAGCAGAGCGCAGCGCTGCATCTACCCGCTTCCAAAGGCGGCGGCGAGGATCTCAAGGCTTTGCCGGCGCCCATCCTGGAACAGTTGAAATCGTTCGACGGCGATCCGGAAAACGCGGCTGCCAAAACGGATTCCAAGAAAGACGCCAAGGCCGATGCCAGGCCCGAGACCAAACCGGAGCTGAAGCCGGAAGGCAAGCCGGCTCCGGCGACGCCGGCCGCAACGGCGCCGCCCACCAGCAAGTGGACCCTGCAACTGCTCGCCACCCCGGACAAGGCTGAGGCGGCCCGCCTATCGGCCAAGGCCAAGGCCGCAGGCTTTCCCGCCCAGATCGTGAAGGACAATGGCACCTACAAGGTTAGATGGAACCATGCGGGGGCCAAACCCGAAGTGGACGCCGCGGCGGTGAAAATGAAGTCGGCGGGTTTCAAGCCCTTTGCCGTGCCTGTGGAGTGA
- a CDS encoding DoxX family membrane protein has translation MTWLFHPLALRLSRGALAVVMLLAAVSKLADPPGFAQAIYAYDLVPMALVAPLALTLPWLETLTALGLVLGVARRSAALLILVMMLAFLGGLGFNLARGNPVDCGCFGASKVQKTKDQRLFDMKMAMLRDLGFALLALHALLAPGQKPE, from the coding sequence ATGACCTGGCTGTTCCATCCCTTGGCGCTCCGCCTTTCGCGCGGGGCCCTCGCGGTCGTGATGCTCCTGGCGGCGGTTTCCAAGCTCGCTGATCCGCCGGGATTCGCGCAAGCGATCTACGCTTACGACCTCGTGCCCATGGCGCTGGTGGCGCCGCTAGCCCTCACCCTGCCCTGGCTGGAAACGCTCACGGCCCTGGGCCTGGTCCTTGGCGTGGCCCGCCGCAGCGCGGCCCTGTTGATCCTGGTCATGATGCTGGCTTTCCTGGGCGGGCTCGGATTCAACCTGGCCAGAGGGAATCCCGTGGACTGCGGCTGCTTCGGCGCGTCGAAGGTGCAGAAGACCAAAGACCAGCGGCTTTTCGACATGAAGATGGCCATGCTCCGCGATCTGGGCTTCGCCTTGCTGGCCCTGCATGCCTTGCTGGCGCCTGGGCAAAAGCCGGAATGA